A genomic region of Pelodiscus sinensis isolate JC-2024 chromosome 1, ASM4963464v1, whole genome shotgun sequence contains the following coding sequences:
- the PLEKHA5 gene encoding pleckstrin homology domain-containing family A member 5 isoform X8, producing the protein MAELSAERLHSLPGSWSYGISQGGRLFFINEEAKSTTWLHPHTGEAVITGHRRSTDLPTGWEEAYTFEGARYYIKNSTKDNLYIYLCVLKHVIVT; encoded by the exons ATGGCGGAGCTGAGCGCGGAGCGGCTGCACTCGCTGCCCGGCAGCTGGAGCTACGGGATCAGCCAGGGCGGCCGCCTCTTCTTCATCAA cgAGGAGGCGAAGAGCACGACCTGGCTGCACCCGCACACCGGAGAGGCCGTGATCACCGGGCACCGCCGCAGCACAG ACTTACCCACAGGTTGGGAAGAAGCATATACTTTTGAAGGTGCAAGATACTACATAAA AAATTCTACGAAAGATAACCTCTACATTTACCTTTGTGTGCTTAAACATGTCATTGTAACTTGA
- the PLEKHA5 gene encoding pleckstrin homology domain-containing family A member 5 isoform X9 — MAELSAERLHSLPGSWSYGISQGGRLFFINEEAKSTTWLHPHTGEAVITGHRRSTDLPTGWEEAYTFEGARYYIKF, encoded by the exons ATGGCGGAGCTGAGCGCGGAGCGGCTGCACTCGCTGCCCGGCAGCTGGAGCTACGGGATCAGCCAGGGCGGCCGCCTCTTCTTCATCAA cgAGGAGGCGAAGAGCACGACCTGGCTGCACCCGCACACCGGAGAGGCCGTGATCACCGGGCACCGCCGCAGCACAG ACTTACCCACAGGTTGGGAAGAAGCATATACTTTTGAAGGTGCAAGATACTACATAAA